A region of Deltaproteobacteria bacterium DNA encodes the following proteins:
- a CDS encoding DUF445 family protein, with translation MLLKLFFSTVICAFIGWITNFIAIKMLFHPRVPVQVGSLTIQGIFPKRQKALALNLAAVIEGELLSHDDIR, from the coding sequence ATGCTGCTCAAACTGTTCTTTTCCACCGTCATCTGCGCCTTCATCGGCTGGATCACCAATTTCATCGCCATCAAGATGCTTTTCCATCCGCGAGTACCGGTCCAGGTCGGCAGCCTGACCATCCAGGGCATCTTTCCCAAGCGCCAAAAAGCCCTGGCCCTGAATCTGGCCGCCGTCATCGAGGGCGAACTCCTGTCCCACGACGACATCCGCG